From one Plantibacter flavus genomic stretch:
- a CDS encoding M48 family metalloprotease: MYRAIARNKLNTVLIFVVFLVIIGGLGWLAGYLYQNLTITIVVLVVAVVYAVIQYFFAGRQAIAMTGAQRIELADNPRLYRIVENLAITTGTPMPEVYLIADPAPNAFATGRDPQHAMVAATTGLLEILNDAELEGVMAHELGHVRNYDIRVSMVVFGLVVAIGFLSDMLLRMTIWGGGNRNNNNGGNPVMLIIGIVAMLVAPLLATLVQLSISRQREYLADATGALTTRHPEALASALGKLAAYGRPMAKQNSSMAHLWISDPLKPGAVARLFSTHPPLVERIKRLSTIGGGF; the protein is encoded by the coding sequence ATGTACCGCGCCATCGCCAGGAACAAGCTCAACACGGTCCTGATCTTCGTCGTCTTCCTGGTCATCATCGGCGGCCTCGGTTGGCTCGCGGGGTATCTCTACCAGAACCTGACGATCACGATCGTGGTCCTCGTCGTGGCCGTCGTGTACGCGGTGATCCAGTACTTCTTCGCGGGGCGGCAGGCCATCGCGATGACCGGAGCGCAGCGCATCGAGCTGGCCGACAACCCGAGGCTGTACCGCATCGTCGAGAACCTCGCGATCACGACCGGGACGCCGATGCCCGAGGTGTACCTCATCGCCGACCCGGCACCCAATGCGTTCGCGACGGGTCGCGACCCCCAGCACGCGATGGTGGCTGCGACGACCGGCCTCCTCGAGATCCTCAACGACGCCGAGCTGGAGGGGGTCATGGCCCACGAGCTCGGTCACGTCCGCAACTACGACATCCGCGTGTCCATGGTCGTCTTCGGCCTCGTCGTCGCGATCGGGTTCCTCTCCGACATGCTCCTCCGGATGACGATCTGGGGAGGCGGCAACCGGAACAACAACAACGGCGGCAACCCCGTGATGCTCATCATCGGCATCGTGGCGATGCTCGTGGCGCCGCTGCTCGCGACGCTCGTCCAGCTGTCCATCTCGCGGCAGCGTGAGTACCTCGCCGACGCGACGGGGGCCCTCACGACCCGTCATCCGGAAGCGCTCGCGAGCGCGCTGGGGAAGCTCGCCGCGTACGGTCGACCGATGGCGAAGCAGAACTCGTCCATGGCGCACCTCTGGATCTCCGACCCGTTGAAGCCCGGCGCGGTCGCCCGCTTGTTCAGCACCCACCCGCCGCTCGTCGAACGGATCAAGCGCCTGAGCACCATCGGCGGCGGCTTCTAG
- a CDS encoding TetR/AcrR family transcriptional regulator produces the protein MPRISVVDRRAELIRAALRVVAAEGVAAATTRAIVAEAGMSLASFHYAFASRDELLAELVAHVVEHERVVLDVGELLTDTEAGQEHPPTLEAVVRAGLERYVDLLRADPAREAAMQELSAYAMRMPGLEHLALEQYRRYEELACEALALAATVSGSTWTQPVDEIARTVIAFTDGLTLGWLVRRDDAEARRLVGTVAHLVATLAEPGPG, from the coding sequence ATGCCGAGGATCTCCGTTGTCGACCGACGAGCCGAGCTGATCAGGGCCGCCCTCCGCGTCGTCGCAGCCGAGGGCGTCGCGGCCGCCACGACCCGGGCCATCGTGGCCGAGGCCGGGATGTCGCTCGCCAGCTTCCACTACGCCTTCGCCTCCCGCGACGAGCTCCTCGCCGAACTGGTCGCACACGTCGTCGAGCATGAACGCGTCGTCCTCGACGTCGGCGAGCTGCTGACGGACACTGAGGCCGGTCAGGAGCATCCGCCCACCCTCGAGGCCGTCGTCCGTGCCGGCCTCGAACGCTACGTCGACCTCCTCCGCGCCGATCCGGCTCGGGAGGCGGCGATGCAGGAGCTCAGCGCCTACGCGATGCGGATGCCGGGCCTCGAGCACCTCGCGCTCGAGCAGTACCGGCGGTACGAGGAGCTCGCGTGTGAGGCGCTCGCGCTCGCCGCAACGGTCAGCGGCAGCACCTGGACCCAGCCGGTCGACGAGATCGCGCGGACCGTCATCGCCTTCACCGACGGGCTGACACTCGGCTGGCTGGTGCGACGCGACGATGCCGAGGCCCGGCGACTCGTCGGGACGGTGGCGCACCTCGTCGCAACCCTCGCCGAACCGGGGCCGGGATGA
- a CDS encoding MFS transporter, producing MSGLGTAAVDHSADRRVTGRWVAAFAVAWLGVWMAQLAPLQLLLPAQIDATLAPEHWVDSVVAFGVVAGAAGLCSIIVYPLTGALSDRTRSRFGRRRPWIAGGALVFALGLVLLGLQTGIVGIGVCWCLAIIGFCILGAALTATISDQVPVGQRGFVSGWISAPQAVGVILGIALLLLLGTRMAVGYLALAVLLIVLVVPFLRLPDPLPTGDRPVTLTVHALLESLWISPRRHPDFAWTMLSRVLVNLGNAFSTSLLFYFLLFGLGDADAETDLLLVTIVYTVFVVGSSILLGRLSDRIGRRRVFVVAASASQALAALLLAIWPSLPMGFVSAALIGLGYGCFMSVDQALATQVLPDPASHGKDLGIMNIAQAVPQAVAPLIGACLVAWLGGFAGLYLVSAACAVAGAVAVTRVRGVR from the coding sequence ATGAGCGGCCTCGGCACCGCAGCAGTCGACCACTCGGCAGACCGACGGGTCACCGGGCGCTGGGTCGCCGCCTTCGCGGTCGCCTGGCTGGGCGTGTGGATGGCCCAGCTCGCCCCGCTGCAGCTCCTCCTGCCCGCGCAGATCGACGCGACGCTCGCTCCCGAGCACTGGGTGGACAGCGTCGTCGCCTTCGGGGTCGTCGCCGGGGCGGCCGGACTCTGCTCGATCATCGTGTATCCGCTGACGGGCGCCCTGTCCGACCGCACCCGGTCGCGGTTCGGGAGACGCCGCCCGTGGATCGCAGGTGGTGCGCTCGTCTTCGCCCTGGGGCTCGTCCTCCTCGGCCTCCAGACCGGCATCGTCGGCATCGGCGTCTGCTGGTGCCTCGCCATCATCGGCTTCTGCATCCTGGGAGCGGCGCTCACCGCGACCATCTCCGATCAGGTGCCCGTCGGACAGCGCGGCTTCGTCTCGGGTTGGATCTCCGCTCCGCAGGCCGTCGGGGTCATCCTCGGCATCGCCCTCCTGCTCCTGCTCGGCACCCGGATGGCCGTCGGGTACCTGGCACTCGCCGTCCTCCTCATCGTGCTCGTCGTACCGTTCCTCCGGCTGCCCGATCCACTCCCGACGGGTGATCGACCCGTGACGCTCACCGTGCACGCGCTCCTGGAGAGCCTCTGGATCTCACCGCGACGGCACCCCGACTTCGCCTGGACCATGCTCAGCCGCGTCCTCGTGAACCTCGGCAACGCCTTCAGCACCTCGCTGCTCTTCTACTTCCTGCTCTTCGGGCTGGGGGACGCCGACGCCGAGACCGACCTGCTGCTGGTCACGATCGTCTACACGGTGTTCGTCGTCGGGTCCTCGATCCTGCTCGGCCGTCTGTCCGACCGCATCGGACGACGACGCGTCTTCGTCGTCGCGGCCTCCGCCTCACAGGCGCTCGCCGCACTCCTGCTCGCGATCTGGCCCTCACTGCCGATGGGGTTCGTCTCGGCGGCACTGATCGGGCTCGGCTACGGCTGTTTCATGTCGGTCGACCAGGCGCTGGCGACGCAGGTCCTGCCGGACCCGGCGTCGCACGGCAAGGACCTCGGCATCATGAACATCGCCCAGGCGGTGCCGCAGGCGGTCGCCCCGCTCATCGGCGCGTGCCTCGTCGCCTGGCTCGGCGGATTCGCCGGCCTCTACCTCGTCTCCGCGGCCTGCGCCGTCGCAGGGGCGGTCGCTGTCACCCGAGTACGAGGAGTGCGCTGA
- the ilvA gene encoding threonine ammonia-lyase, with protein sequence MTDTTTTTPVFPGPSLAAFERARDTLVGTVQRTPMESSRYLADVLGVPVHLKCENLQRTGSYKIRGAYNRMSSLTPEERARGVVAASAGNHAQGVAFAARELGITATIFMPVGVPLPKLAATRDYGAHVILRGHTVAEPLIAAAEFAAETGAILIPPFDHPDVITGQGTLGLEILEEVPDVETVIVPIGGGGLISGVAGVMKQRAALEGRTIRVIGVQAANAAAYPVSLEAGTPTTIAVQPTIADGIAVARPGELNFEMISALVDEVVTVSEDDLARAIVVLLERAKLVVEPAGAAGVAAILAGKIEPTGTTVTILSGGNIDPLLLQRVVSHGLAASDRYLTLRIPLPDRPGQLARTAELVAQANANVIEVLHTRHGHGLQISDVELELSIETRGPDHRDLVVQTLREAGYDPQIVDD encoded by the coding sequence ATGACCGATACAACGACCACCACCCCCGTGTTCCCCGGCCCGTCGCTCGCCGCGTTCGAGCGAGCCAGGGACACCCTCGTCGGCACCGTCCAGCGCACGCCGATGGAGAGTTCCCGCTACCTCGCCGACGTCCTCGGCGTGCCCGTGCACCTCAAGTGCGAGAACCTCCAGCGCACCGGCTCCTACAAGATCCGCGGCGCGTACAACCGCATGTCCAGCCTGACCCCCGAGGAGCGGGCGCGGGGCGTCGTCGCCGCCTCGGCGGGCAACCACGCGCAGGGCGTCGCCTTCGCCGCCCGCGAGCTCGGCATCACCGCGACCATCTTCATGCCGGTCGGCGTCCCGCTCCCGAAGCTCGCCGCCACGCGCGACTACGGTGCGCACGTCATCCTGCGCGGCCACACGGTGGCGGAACCGCTGATCGCCGCCGCCGAGTTCGCCGCGGAGACCGGTGCCATCCTCATCCCGCCGTTCGACCACCCGGACGTCATCACCGGGCAGGGCACGCTCGGTCTCGAGATCCTCGAGGAGGTCCCCGACGTCGAGACGGTCATCGTGCCGATCGGCGGCGGCGGGCTCATCTCGGGTGTCGCGGGGGTCATGAAGCAGCGCGCGGCCCTCGAAGGACGCACCATCCGGGTGATCGGCGTCCAGGCGGCGAACGCGGCCGCGTACCCGGTGTCGCTGGAAGCAGGAACCCCGACGACCATCGCCGTGCAGCCGACCATCGCCGACGGCATCGCCGTGGCCCGTCCCGGTGAGCTCAACTTCGAGATGATCAGCGCGCTCGTCGACGAGGTCGTCACCGTCAGCGAGGACGACCTCGCCCGGGCCATCGTGGTCCTCCTCGAGCGTGCCAAGCTCGTCGTCGAACCTGCCGGAGCCGCCGGTGTCGCGGCGATCCTGGCCGGGAAGATCGAGCCGACCGGCACGACGGTCACCATCCTCTCCGGCGGCAACATCGACCCCCTCCTGCTGCAGCGGGTCGTCAGTCACGGACTCGCGGCGTCGGACCGCTACCTGACCCTGCGCATCCCACTGCCCGACCGGCCGGGCCAGCTCGCACGGACGGCGGAGCTCGTCGCGCAGGCCAATGCGAACGTCATCGAGGTGCTGCACACCCGACACGGACACGGCCTGCAGATCAGCGACGTCGAACTCGAGCTCAGCATCGAGACGCGCGGGCCCGACCACCGCGACCTCGTCGTGCAGACGCTCCGCGAGGCGGGGTACGACCCGCAGATCGTCGACGACTGA
- a CDS encoding histone-like nucleoid-structuring protein Lsr2 translates to MATRTITTLVDDLDGSDIPRGLGETVRFGIDGENYEIDLTDDNAAALRETLASYVEAARPVIASASLRRLH, encoded by the coding sequence ATGGCTACCCGCACGATCACGACGCTCGTCGACGACCTCGACGGTTCCGACATCCCCCGCGGGCTGGGGGAGACGGTCCGGTTCGGCATCGACGGCGAGAACTACGAGATCGACCTGACCGACGACAACGCGGCGGCACTGCGCGAGACGCTTGCGTCGTACGTCGAGGCCGCACGACCCGTCATCGCGTCGGCGTCGCTCCGCCGCCTGCACTGA
- a CDS encoding alanine racemase, with translation MTIELTAGGRVSEPMPWLDPRRYWGGIERAVSDVDSPVAVLHLGALRHNTHDMLRRAAGKPIRIASKSIRVRAVIDALLRQPGYAGVLAYSLSEALWLSETVDDIVVGYPTAERGAIARLAADERAASRVTLMIDSLDHLDLVDAVTPPERRARIRVCIELDASFRAPALGHVGVRRSPLRTPDEVRALAEAVVARPGFSLVGIMAYEAQIAGQGDDLAGRPAWSAALRAIQRRSWAELRERRAAVVEEVRAVADLEFVNGGGTGSLELTASDDSVTEIAAGSGVFGGHLFDHYRAFTPAPAAAFGLSVVRKPSPELATILGGGWVASGPPGLDRLPLIAWPEGLEMLPREMAGEVQTPVAGAAAASLRLGDRVWLRHTKSGELSERVDAFHVVGDDGVEAVLPTYRGEGQGFV, from the coding sequence ATGACCATCGAACTGACCGCCGGCGGCCGGGTGTCCGAGCCGATGCCCTGGCTCGACCCGAGACGGTACTGGGGCGGTATCGAGCGGGCCGTCTCGGACGTCGACTCGCCCGTCGCCGTCCTGCATCTCGGAGCCCTCCGCCACAACACGCACGACATGCTCCGACGTGCCGCGGGGAAACCGATCCGCATCGCCAGCAAGTCCATCCGCGTGCGAGCGGTGATCGACGCGCTCCTCAGACAACCCGGGTACGCCGGTGTGCTGGCCTACTCCCTGTCCGAGGCGCTCTGGTTGTCCGAGACGGTGGACGACATCGTGGTCGGTTACCCGACAGCGGAGCGCGGTGCCATCGCACGGCTGGCAGCCGACGAACGTGCGGCCTCGCGGGTCACCCTCATGATCGACTCCCTCGACCACCTCGACCTCGTCGACGCGGTGACACCACCGGAGCGACGCGCGCGGATCCGCGTGTGCATCGAGCTCGACGCCTCCTTCCGTGCACCCGCCCTCGGCCACGTCGGTGTCCGCCGCTCGCCCCTGCGCACGCCGGACGAGGTCCGGGCTCTCGCCGAGGCGGTCGTCGCCCGACCCGGCTTCAGCCTGGTCGGGATCATGGCCTATGAGGCGCAGATCGCCGGGCAGGGGGACGACCTCGCGGGGCGACCGGCGTGGTCGGCTGCGCTCCGCGCGATCCAGCGACGCTCGTGGGCCGAACTCCGGGAACGTCGTGCCGCCGTGGTCGAGGAGGTCCGAGCGGTCGCGGATCTGGAGTTCGTCAACGGCGGCGGGACGGGATCCCTGGAGCTGACCGCGTCCGACGACTCGGTGACCGAGATCGCCGCGGGGAGTGGCGTCTTCGGCGGGCACCTCTTCGACCACTACCGGGCGTTCACGCCGGCACCGGCTGCGGCGTTCGGTCTGTCGGTCGTCCGGAAGCCGTCGCCGGAACTGGCGACGATCCTCGGCGGCGGATGGGTCGCCTCCGGTCCGCCGGGGCTCGACCGCCTCCCGCTCATCGCGTGGCCGGAGGGCCTCGAGATGCTCCCGCGCGAGATGGCCGGCGAAGTGCAGACGCCGGTCGCCGGGGCTGCGGCGGCGTCGCTCAGGCTCGGCGACCGCGTCTGGTTGCGGCACACGAAGTCCGGGGAGCTCAGTGAACGGGTGGACGCCTTCCACGTGGTCGGCGACGACGGGGTGGAAGCCGTCCTACCGACGTACCGCGGCGAAGGGCAGGGGTTCGTCTGA
- a CDS encoding D-arabinono-1,4-lactone oxidase, translating into MGRATAWTNWARTERAWPVRVERPDSVGAVQRLVRAAAGAGLPIKAVGAGHSFTGIAVAPGVLLELDALSGLIRVDRERSRVTLRAGTRLHDVPRLLEPFGLAMPNLGDIDRQSVAGAISTGTHGTGMAFGGIATQVVGVTMVTADGELLTSDAEQEPGLLPALALGLGALGILVEVTLQCVPAFVLHAVERPESLDELLPVLLDRAAAVDHFEFYWFPHTATALTKTNYRLPGDAPTQPLRPVAKWIDDTLLANGVYRVLCNTGVAAPAIVPRVNRLADRLVGDREFTDRSPRVFTTSRTVRFVEMEYAVPLEHLPTAFARIRTLIEERGWRISFPIEVRVAAADELWLSTASGRATGYVAVHRFFREDPGEYFRAVEAIMIELGGRPHWGKLHGRDASSLRGAYPRFDEFIRLRDHLDPGRLFGNRYLARVLGE; encoded by the coding sequence ATGGGCAGGGCGACGGCGTGGACGAACTGGGCGCGCACCGAGCGGGCGTGGCCCGTGCGGGTCGAGCGGCCCGACTCGGTCGGCGCGGTGCAGCGCCTCGTGCGTGCAGCGGCGGGAGCGGGCCTCCCGATCAAGGCGGTCGGAGCCGGACACAGCTTCACCGGGATCGCCGTGGCGCCCGGTGTGCTGCTCGAGCTCGACGCCCTGAGTGGACTGATCAGGGTCGATCGGGAACGCAGCCGGGTGACCCTCCGCGCCGGCACGCGCCTCCACGACGTCCCGCGTCTCCTCGAACCGTTCGGTCTCGCCATGCCGAACCTCGGCGACATCGACCGGCAGTCCGTCGCCGGCGCGATCTCCACCGGCACGCACGGGACCGGGATGGCGTTCGGCGGCATCGCGACGCAGGTCGTCGGGGTGACGATGGTGACGGCGGACGGCGAGCTGCTGACGTCGGACGCCGAGCAGGAACCAGGGCTCCTCCCGGCGCTGGCGCTCGGGCTCGGGGCGCTCGGGATCCTCGTCGAGGTGACGCTGCAGTGCGTCCCGGCGTTCGTGCTGCACGCGGTGGAACGGCCGGAGTCGCTCGACGAGCTGCTGCCCGTGCTGCTCGACCGGGCCGCCGCCGTCGACCACTTCGAGTTCTACTGGTTCCCGCACACCGCGACCGCCCTGACCAAGACGAACTACCGGTTGCCGGGTGATGCGCCCACGCAGCCACTCCGCCCGGTCGCGAAGTGGATCGACGACACGCTCCTCGCCAACGGGGTCTACCGGGTCCTCTGCAACACGGGCGTCGCCGCGCCGGCCATCGTCCCGCGCGTGAACCGGCTCGCGGACCGCCTCGTCGGCGACCGAGAGTTCACCGATCGGTCGCCGCGGGTGTTCACCACGAGCCGCACGGTGCGGTTCGTGGAGATGGAGTACGCGGTGCCGCTCGAGCACCTCCCGACCGCGTTCGCCCGGATCCGCACGCTCATCGAGGAGCGGGGGTGGCGGATCTCCTTCCCCATCGAGGTCCGGGTCGCAGCGGCGGACGAGCTGTGGCTCTCCACCGCATCAGGACGCGCGACCGGATACGTCGCCGTGCATCGCTTCTTCCGCGAGGACCCGGGGGAGTACTTCCGCGCCGTCGAGGCGATCATGATCGAGCTGGGCGGTCGGCCCCACTGGGGCAAACTGCACGGCCGTGACGCATCGTCCCTGCGTGGCGCCTATCCTCGCTTCGACGAGTTCATCCGCCTCCGCGACCACCTCGACCCCGGCCGCCTGTTCGGGAACCGGTACCTCGCCCGCGTCCTCGGCGAGTGA
- a CDS encoding AI-2E family transporter, whose amino-acid sequence MADDTPKTWWGRFLPEAASPVREPDPSGSSSVPRGMRVAAAWSWRILLVAAVVALLVFLVVQLRLIVIPLLIAVLVSALLKPLVDVLVRHRWPKGLAIALAMVGTLSVVSGLIFLAISQITSQFASVQARTMTAYGDFKAFLLASPLHVTETQLNDFIAQAFDSLQQDSQVLLSGALSIGSTLGHVATGVFLTLFCLLFMLIDGRTIWHWTVRVFPQRARPAVDSAGRAGWRTLGNYVRTQILVASIDAVGIGLGAFFLGVPLAIPVAVLVFLGSFVPIVGAVVTGAVAVFLALVYNGPVIALLMLGVVLLVQQLEGHVLQPLIMGTAVKVHPLAVVLAVAGGTLVAGIPGALFAVPVVAVINVMVHTIASGTWRTGGNAPPEPGTDGAIWQTVPSPRRIRPGSRSSHEPQDRPGDQEPQHPSEDLRETSSPESPGPRTP is encoded by the coding sequence ATGGCGGACGACACTCCGAAGACCTGGTGGGGACGCTTCCTCCCCGAAGCGGCCTCGCCCGTGCGCGAACCGGACCCGAGCGGATCGAGCAGCGTCCCGCGCGGCATGCGCGTGGCCGCAGCGTGGTCCTGGCGGATCCTGCTGGTGGCCGCGGTCGTCGCGCTGCTCGTCTTCCTCGTCGTGCAGCTCCGCCTCATCGTCATCCCGCTCCTCATCGCCGTCCTCGTCTCCGCGCTGCTGAAGCCTCTCGTCGACGTCCTGGTGCGTCACCGCTGGCCGAAGGGCCTCGCCATCGCACTCGCGATGGTCGGCACGCTCTCCGTGGTGAGCGGACTGATCTTCCTCGCCATCTCGCAGATCACCTCCCAGTTCGCCTCCGTACAGGCCCGCACCATGACCGCCTACGGCGATTTCAAGGCCTTCCTGCTCGCCAGCCCGTTGCACGTGACCGAGACGCAGCTCAACGACTTCATCGCCCAGGCGTTCGACTCGCTCCAGCAGGACAGCCAGGTCCTGCTCTCAGGCGCCCTGTCGATCGGTTCGACGCTCGGCCATGTCGCGACGGGCGTCTTCCTGACGCTCTTCTGTCTGCTGTTCATGCTCATCGACGGTCGGACGATCTGGCATTGGACGGTGCGCGTCTTCCCGCAGCGGGCACGCCCCGCCGTCGACAGCGCCGGTCGCGCAGGATGGCGGACGCTCGGCAACTACGTCCGCACGCAGATCCTCGTGGCCTCGATCGATGCGGTCGGTATCGGACTCGGCGCGTTCTTCCTCGGCGTCCCGCTCGCGATCCCGGTCGCCGTGCTCGTGTTCCTCGGCTCGTTCGTGCCGATCGTCGGTGCCGTCGTGACCGGAGCCGTGGCCGTCTTCCTCGCGCTCGTCTACAACGGTCCGGTCATCGCGCTGCTCATGCTCGGTGTCGTGCTCCTCGTCCAGCAGCTCGAGGGGCATGTCCTGCAGCCGCTCATCATGGGTACGGCCGTCAAGGTGCACCCACTCGCCGTCGTCCTCGCCGTCGCGGGCGGCACGCTCGTCGCCGGCATCCCCGGCGCCCTGTTCGCGGTGCCCGTGGTGGCCGTGATCAACGTGATGGTCCACACCATCGCCAGCGGCACGTGGCGGACCGGCGGCAATGCGCCGCCGGAACCGGGTACCGACGGCGCCATCTGGCAGACCGTCCCGAGCCCCAGGCGAATCCGTCCGGGCTCCCGCTCGTCCCACGAGCCGCAGGATCGCCCAGGCGATCAGGAGCCCCAGCACCCCAGCGAAGACCTCCGAGAGACCTCGTCCCCAGAAAGTCCAGGACCCCGCACACCATGA
- a CDS encoding rhodanese-like domain-containing protein, whose product MQEITPTELSKLEQAVIIDVREADEVAVASVPGARHLPMSSFLDHLDEVPREETVYVMCHSGGRSARVTGYLEQQGYDAVNVTGGITEWAASGLPVDRPADVG is encoded by the coding sequence ATGCAGGAGATCACCCCCACCGAACTGAGCAAGCTCGAGCAGGCCGTCATCATCGACGTCCGCGAAGCCGATGAGGTCGCCGTCGCCAGCGTGCCCGGTGCCCGGCACCTGCCGATGTCGTCCTTCCTCGACCACCTCGACGAGGTACCCCGCGAAGAGACTGTGTACGTCATGTGCCACTCCGGCGGCCGCAGCGCCCGCGTCACGGGCTACCTCGAGCAGCAGGGCTACGACGCCGTGAACGTCACCGGAGGCATCACCGAGTGGGCTGCGAGCGGCCTGCCGGTCGATCGTCCCGCCGACGTCGGCTGA
- a CDS encoding winged helix-turn-helix domain-containing protein, producing MSASLSPALARRIALGAQGLGAPQRTTPAGTRTLRSTIDRLGLLQIDSVNVFERSHYLPLFARLGGYDKTLLDRLTLGADAPYLEYWAHEAAFIPRDSWPLFRWRMDAHRAKHAGDETAWASQNTEMLDWVRALLRVEGPLKASEIEHDANVRRGPWWGWSDVKRALEVLFLYGEVVTAGRDRFERRYALAEQVLPQHLLDLDVDRADAIRALVEQAAAAHGVATVADLADYFRIKPQTAVRRAVDELVDAGVLEPVTVAGWERRGGPQEAWLHRDARRPRRIEGAALLSPFDPVVWFRERALRMFGLHYRIEIYTPEPKRVYGYYVLPVLIDGEIVARVDLKSDRQAGVLRVQSAWFERGHQDAVVRGLRPVDDDAIAGRLAELLGHTAHWQGLDAVAVVDRGTLAAPLAHALGTRLLPLTPNMGTTPHAQPAQSLSGDTQQL from the coding sequence GTGTCCGCTTCCCTCTCCCCCGCCCTCGCCCGACGGATCGCGCTCGGTGCGCAGGGACTCGGCGCCCCGCAGCGCACGACCCCGGCGGGTACCCGCACCCTGCGCTCGACGATCGACCGGCTGGGGCTCCTACAGATCGACTCCGTCAACGTGTTCGAGCGCAGTCACTACCTGCCGCTGTTCGCGAGGCTCGGCGGGTACGACAAGACACTGCTCGATCGCTTGACGCTCGGAGCCGACGCGCCCTACCTCGAGTACTGGGCGCATGAGGCGGCCTTCATCCCCCGCGACTCGTGGCCGCTGTTCCGGTGGCGGATGGACGCGCACCGCGCGAAGCATGCCGGCGACGAGACCGCCTGGGCGAGCCAGAACACGGAGATGTTGGACTGGGTGCGAGCACTCCTCCGCGTCGAGGGGCCACTGAAGGCGAGTGAGATCGAACACGACGCGAACGTCCGACGCGGACCCTGGTGGGGATGGTCCGATGTGAAGCGGGCGTTGGAGGTCCTGTTCCTCTACGGCGAAGTGGTCACGGCCGGTCGCGACCGGTTCGAACGCCGGTACGCACTGGCCGAGCAGGTGCTCCCGCAGCACCTCCTCGACCTCGACGTCGACCGGGCCGATGCGATCCGTGCGCTCGTCGAGCAGGCCGCCGCAGCGCACGGCGTCGCGACCGTCGCCGACCTCGCGGACTACTTCCGGATCAAGCCGCAGACCGCGGTCCGCCGAGCGGTCGACGAGCTCGTGGACGCCGGTGTCCTCGAACCCGTGACCGTGGCCGGCTGGGAGCGACGCGGCGGGCCGCAGGAGGCATGGTTGCACCGCGACGCCCGACGGCCGCGGCGGATCGAGGGGGCCGCGCTGCTCAGCCCGTTCGACCCGGTCGTCTGGTTCCGCGAACGCGCCCTCCGCATGTTCGGGCTCCACTACCGGATCGAGATCTACACGCCGGAGCCCAAGCGGGTCTACGGCTACTACGTGCTCCCGGTCCTCATCGACGGCGAGATCGTCGCGCGCGTCGACCTGAAGAGCGACCGTCAGGCCGGGGTCCTGCGGGTCCAGTCCGCCTGGTTCGAGCGTGGACACCAGGATGCCGTCGTCAGGGGGCTTCGTCCCGTCGACGATGACGCGATCGCGGGACGCCTGGCGGAGCTCCTCGGCCATACGGCCCACTGGCAGGGACTCGATGCGGTGGCCGTCGTCGACCGCGGGACGCTGGCGGCACCGTTGGCGCATGCCCTTGGCACCCGGCTCCTCCCACTCACGCCGAACATGGGCACTACTCCCCATGCTCAGCCTGCACAATCACTCTCAGGAGATACACAACAACTATAG
- a CDS encoding LemA family protein has protein sequence MEWLIPVLIVVALVVIVGIYFWVTYNSLVTLNVRVEEAWSDITVQLKRRADLIPNLIEAVKGYAAHEKAVFENVTKARAETLTAQGPAAVSEAETHMQQALKSIFAVAEAYPQLQASQNFLQLQSEIVDTEDKIQASRRFYNGGVRELNTKVKVFPNNLFAKGLGFSEHDFFEVTDNAAIAEPPRVQF, from the coding sequence ATGGAATGGCTGATCCCAGTCCTCATCGTCGTCGCCCTGGTCGTCATCGTCGGCATCTACTTCTGGGTGACGTACAACTCGCTCGTGACGCTGAACGTGCGAGTCGAGGAGGCGTGGAGCGACATCACCGTCCAGCTGAAGCGGCGCGCCGACCTGATCCCGAACCTCATCGAGGCGGTCAAGGGGTACGCGGCGCACGAGAAGGCGGTGTTCGAGAACGTGACGAAGGCTCGTGCCGAAACGCTCACCGCCCAGGGACCGGCGGCCGTGAGTGAGGCCGAGACCCACATGCAGCAGGCGCTGAAGAGCATCTTCGCCGTCGCGGAGGCCTACCCGCAGCTCCAGGCGAGCCAGAACTTCCTCCAGCTCCAGTCCGAGATCGTCGACACCGAGGACAAGATCCAGGCCTCGCGCCGCTTCTACAACGGCGGTGTCCGGGAGCTGAACACCAAGGTCAAGGTGTTCCCGAACAACCTGTTCGCCAAGGGCCTCGGGTTCTCGGAGCACGACTTCTTCGAGGTCACCGACAACGCGGCGATCGCCGAACCGCCGCGCGTCCAGTTCTGA